A DNA window from Vigna angularis cultivar LongXiaoDou No.4 chromosome 1, ASM1680809v1, whole genome shotgun sequence contains the following coding sequences:
- the LOC108319784 gene encoding EIN3-binding F-box protein 1 encodes MPTLVNYSGDDELYPGGSFCSSPMELGRLYSTIGSNLDLYYPPNKRPRSILEAIEGEQHYQEPGIEVLPDECLFEIFRRLPGGKERSLCACVSKRWLMLMSSICKDEIERTTSFAETVFPDENQDIECDGYLTRCLDGKKATDVRLAAIAVGTSSRGGLGKLSIRGSNSVRGVTNLGLSAVAHGCPSLRSLSLWDVSSIGDEGLSQIAKGCHMLEKLDLSHCSSITNKGLIAIAEGCPNLTTLNMESCPNIGNEGLQALAKLCPKLQSISIKDCPLVGDHGVSNLLSLASNLSRVKLQALNITDFSLAVICHYGRAITNLVLSGLKNVTERGFWVMGAAQGLQKLVSLTVTSCRGVTDKSIEAIGKGCINLKQMYLRRCCFVTDSGLIAFAKAAVSLESLQLEECNRFTRSGIIVALSNIKTKLRSLTLVKCSGVKDIDMELSMLSPCESLRSLAIQKCPGFGSSSLAMIGKLCPQLRHLNLTGLYGITDAGLLPLLENCEAGLVNVNLSGCWNLTDNIVSALARLHGGTLEVLNLDGCMKITDASLVTIANNCLVLNDLDVSKCAITDAGIAVLSRASLLSLQVLSLSGCPDLSNKCLPFLTILGQSLIGLNIQNCNSISSSTMEMLVEKLWRCDILI; translated from the exons ATGCCTACCCTTGTCAACTACAGCG GTGATGATGAACTGTACCCAGGGGGTTCTTTCTGCTCAAGTCCAATGGAGTTGGGTCGCTTGTACTCTACTATTGGCTCCAATTTGGATTTGTACTACCCTCCTAACAAGCGACCTCGCTCCATCCTTGAAGCTATTGAGGGTGAGCAACATTATCAAGAGCCTGGTATTGAGGTTCTTCCGGATGAATGCCTCTTTGAGATATTCAGACGGCTACCCGGTGGCAAAGAGAGGAGCTTATGTGCCTGTGTATCTAAACGGTGGCTTATGCTTATGAGCTCTATTTGCAAAGATGAAATTGAGAGGACTACTTCTTTTGCTGAAACGGTTTTTCCAGATGAGAATCAAGATATTGAATGTGATGGTTACCTTACAAGGTGTCTGGATGGGAAGAAAGCCACTGATGTGAGGCTTGCTGCAATTGCAGTTGGGACTAGTTCCCGTGGGGGACTAGGGAAGCTATCTATCAGAGGAAGCAATTCTGTTCGTGGTGTCACAAACCTCGGCCTTTCTGCAGTTGCTCATGGTTGCCCATCTCTCAGATCGCTGTCTTTGTGGGATGTATCTTCCATTGGGGATGAGGGTCTGTCTCAGATAGCAAAAGGATGTCATATGTTGGAGAAGCTTGATTTGAGTCATTGTTCCTCAATCACCAACAAGGGTTTGATCGCAATAGCTGAAGGTTGCCCCAACTTGACCACCTTAAATATGGAATCATGCCCAAATATTGGAAATGAGGGCCTGCAAGCTCTTGCAAAGTTATGTCCCAAGCTGCAGTCAATTTCTATCAAGGATTGCCCTCTTGTTGGGGATCATGGAGTATCTAATCTGTTGTCCTTGGCCTCCAACTTGTCAAGGGTTAAGCTTCAGGCCTTGAATATTACCGATTTCTCTCTGGCTGTTATCTGTCATTATGGAAGGGCAATAACAAATCTGGTCCTCTCTGGTCTAAAAAATGTCACAGAAAGGGGGTTCTGGGTCATGGGGGCTGCTCAAGGTCTGCAGAAACTGGTGTCACTTACTGTTACTTCCTGTAGGGGGGTAACTGATAAAAGCATAGAAGCCATAGGTAAGGGTTGCATCAACCTGAAGCAGATGTACCTTCGCAGGTGTTGCTTTGTTACTGATAGTGGATTGATAGCATTTGCCAAAGCTGCAGTATCTCTCGAGAGCTTGCAGTTGGAGGAGTGCAATAGGTTTACTCGGTCTGGGATTATTGTTGCTCTTTCAAACATCAAAACGAAGTTGAGATCTCTTACCCTTGTGAAGTGCTCTGGAGTTAAGGATATCGATATGGAATTATCTATGCTTTCTCCTTGTGAGTCGCTTCGATCTTTAGCCATTCAAAAGTGCCCTGGTTTTGGTAGTTCTAGCCTGGCCATGATTGGAAAATTATGCCCCCAACTTCGGCATCTTAATCTTACTGGACTCTATGGCATAACTGATGCTGGCCTTCTCCCCCTTCTGGAGAATTGTGAGGCTGGACTTGTCAATGTAAACCTTTCCGGTTGCTGGAACTTGACAGATAACATAGTTTCAGCCTTGGCCAGGCTACATGGTGGAACACTAGAAGTGCTAAATTTGGATGGATGCATGAAAATTACTGATGCAAGCTTGGTTACAATCGCAAACAACTGTCTGGTGCTTAATGATCTAGACGTGTCGAAGTGCGCCATCACTGATGCCGGTATTGCTGTTCTCTCTAGAGCCAGTCTGCTTAGCTTGCAAGTACTTTCCTTGTCTGGTTGCCCAGATTTATCAAACAAGTGTCTCCCTTTCCTGACCATATTGGGTCAGAGCTTGATAGgattaaatattcaaaactgCAACTCAATTAGCAGCAGCACAATGGAGATGCTAGTGGAGAAGTTGTGGAGATGTGATATTCTGATTTAA